The proteins below come from a single Sphingomicrobium sediminis genomic window:
- a CDS encoding ABC transporter permease/M1 family aminopeptidase — protein sequence MIGKIAAFELRYHLKSPTFWVGTFIFFLLGFGLTASDNVQINSGGAIHENSPWSLSVLMGVATVFYLMIVTAFVANAIIRDDATKFAPMIRATPVTERQMVFGRFLGGFGIAALGFLIVPFGAFMGTLMPWVDPELVGPQRAEYYLWPYLVLSLPNIFLASALLFMLATVTRSMMWSYVGVVLFVVVYLVITSIASANPDLRPIFARFEPLGVGAFNEITRYWTNFEQNTRLLPLEGTLLFNRLFGIAMGFVFLAITLWRFSFAERPASKRKLRKLAKAKEREKMLAAVPPTLGGEAISTAGRKPNALSQFIERTQIEIRQMVRSPGLIVLLLVAVGFAASDLWAGQAIYGADSYATVSAVISSVRDQFYTFIIIIAAFYGGEAVWRERDHKMNEIVDSAPVPAWAMTVPKILAIFLVIVAINATGMITGLFYQLTKGAEEFGVASYISWFIIPAAVDAALIAVLAVVVQVLSPNKYVGWGILLAWFLGTIVMSNLGYTNPLYIYGAGPGVPLSDMVDPAPFQYGARIMQAYWAAIAVLLALAAHLLWPRGTDLALRSRFKRLRHSGASRGVLAIGLVALVSAVGLGVYTHHNIKELNTYRTGDEAEVMAAEYERKYLQYEDVIQPIVTDVKLDADLFPDERKLEVEGSYQLLNNSDAPIELLYIREGSQDLEYEAIELAGATLETHDETYGVRTYRFDTPMQPGETRELSFNSLLWYQGFRSGGPATGITPDATFVNSQAFTPMIGMDRSGMLTDRQARRRQGLSDELRPPKLEDMDATRKNALSMDWVNADITLSTDADQVPIAPGNKVSDEIVDDRRVARFVSPAPILQFFSLQSGHYEVATRDVDGIEVSVYYHEKHPWNVERMLDAAEASLTYFEENFGPYQFDHARIIEFPGYATFAQAYAGTMPYSEAIGFTAKVNEDDTDFITYVIAHELAHQYWAHQVIGAGMQGDALTTETMASYSAIMVMKSLLGEDQMRRFLKHELDRYLSGRKGETIEELPLIRMENQQYIHYRKGGHVMALLAHRLGEERVNRAFANFIEKWRFKGAPYHRSLDFVAEVRAVAETEEEQALITDIFEKIVLFDLKVENATTEQVGDKWRTTIEVSAAKFEADGQGKETEVALTDPVEIGLFSARPGFDKFDSDDVVLLETRSLEAGTTTIILESDEKPDYAGIDPYNRYVDRISEDNLESVSES from the coding sequence ATGATCGGCAAGATTGCCGCTTTCGAGCTACGCTATCACCTGAAGAGCCCGACTTTCTGGGTCGGCACCTTCATCTTCTTTTTGCTGGGCTTCGGGCTCACCGCCTCGGACAATGTCCAGATCAATTCGGGCGGGGCGATCCATGAGAATTCGCCCTGGTCGCTGTCGGTCCTGATGGGTGTGGCAACGGTCTTCTACCTGATGATCGTCACGGCATTCGTTGCCAATGCAATCATTCGCGACGATGCGACCAAGTTCGCGCCGATGATCCGCGCCACCCCGGTCACCGAGCGCCAGATGGTGTTCGGTCGTTTCCTCGGCGGGTTCGGGATTGCCGCTTTGGGCTTCCTCATCGTGCCCTTCGGTGCCTTCATGGGCACGCTCATGCCGTGGGTGGATCCCGAACTGGTGGGACCGCAGCGGGCCGAATATTATCTCTGGCCCTATCTCGTCCTGTCGCTGCCCAACATCTTCCTCGCCAGCGCGCTCCTGTTCATGCTGGCGACCGTCACGCGGTCGATGATGTGGAGCTATGTTGGCGTCGTCCTGTTCGTCGTCGTCTATCTCGTCATCACCTCGATCGCATCGGCCAATCCTGATTTGCGCCCGATCTTCGCGCGCTTCGAGCCGCTTGGCGTCGGCGCGTTCAACGAGATCACGCGCTACTGGACCAATTTCGAGCAGAATACGCGTCTCCTGCCGCTGGAGGGCACGTTGCTCTTCAACCGCCTGTTCGGGATCGCGATGGGCTTTGTCTTCCTCGCCATCACCTTGTGGCGCTTCTCGTTCGCCGAGCGGCCTGCCTCGAAGCGCAAGCTGCGCAAACTGGCCAAGGCCAAGGAACGCGAAAAGATGCTGGCGGCCGTCCCGCCGACGCTCGGTGGAGAGGCCATCAGCACGGCTGGCCGCAAGCCCAATGCGCTGAGCCAGTTTATCGAACGCACGCAGATCGAGATCCGCCAGATGGTCCGCAGCCCTGGCCTCATCGTGCTGCTGCTTGTCGCGGTGGGTTTTGCCGCGTCCGATCTATGGGCTGGTCAAGCCATCTATGGCGCTGACAGCTATGCCACCGTCTCTGCGGTGATCAGCTCGGTGCGCGATCAATTCTATACCTTTATCATCATCATCGCGGCCTTTTATGGCGGCGAGGCCGTGTGGCGCGAACGCGACCACAAGATGAACGAGATCGTCGATAGCGCTCCGGTGCCCGCCTGGGCCATGACGGTGCCCAAGATCCTCGCCATCTTCCTCGTCATCGTCGCGATCAACGCGACGGGGATGATTACCGGCCTGTTCTATCAGCTCACCAAGGGTGCGGAAGAGTTCGGCGTCGCTTCCTACATCAGCTGGTTCATCATTCCGGCCGCCGTCGATGCTGCGCTGATCGCGGTGTTGGCGGTCGTGGTACAGGTGCTGAGTCCGAACAAATATGTCGGTTGGGGCATCCTGCTGGCCTGGTTCCTCGGCACCATCGTGATGTCGAACCTCGGCTATACCAACCCGCTCTACATTTACGGTGCCGGTCCAGGCGTGCCGCTCAGCGACATGGTTGATCCTGCGCCGTTCCAATATGGCGCGCGGATCATGCAGGCCTATTGGGCCGCCATCGCCGTGTTGCTCGCTTTGGCTGCGCACCTGTTGTGGCCGCGCGGGACCGACCTTGCGCTGCGCAGCCGCTTCAAGCGTCTGCGCCATTCGGGCGCGAGCCGCGGCGTGCTTGCCATCGGTCTTGTCGCGCTGGTGAGCGCGGTCGGGCTGGGCGTCTACACGCATCACAATATCAAGGAGCTCAACACCTATCGCACCGGCGACGAGGCTGAGGTTATGGCGGCCGAGTATGAGCGCAAATATCTGCAATATGAGGATGTCATCCAACCCATCGTCACCGACGTGAAGCTCGATGCCGACCTTTTCCCCGACGAGCGCAAGCTCGAGGTGGAGGGCAGCTACCAGCTGCTCAACAATAGCGACGCGCCGATCGAGCTGCTCTACATTCGCGAAGGCTCGCAGGACCTCGAATATGAGGCGATCGAGCTGGCCGGCGCCACACTGGAGACGCATGACGAGACCTATGGCGTGCGCACCTATCGGTTCGACACGCCGATGCAGCCGGGCGAGACGCGCGAGCTAAGCTTCAATTCACTGCTCTGGTACCAAGGTTTCCGTTCGGGCGGTCCGGCCACCGGCATCACGCCCGACGCGACCTTCGTGAACAGCCAGGCCTTCACGCCGATGATCGGCATGGATCGCTCGGGCATGCTCACCGACCGACAGGCGCGGCGTCGCCAGGGCCTCAGTGACGAATTGCGTCCGCCCAAGCTCGAGGACATGGATGCGACGCGCAAGAATGCGTTGAGCATGGACTGGGTCAATGCCGACATTACCCTGTCGACCGACGCCGACCAGGTGCCGATCGCGCCGGGCAACAAGGTGTCGGACGAGATTGTCGATGATCGCCGCGTGGCGCGCTTCGTCTCGCCCGCGCCGATCCTGCAATTCTTCTCGCTCCAGTCGGGCCACTACGAAGTGGCGACGCGCGATGTCGATGGGATCGAAGTCAGCGTCTATTATCACGAAAAGCATCCGTGGAATGTCGAGCGCATGCTGGATGCGGCCGAGGCAAGCCTGACCTACTTCGAGGAGAATTTCGGGCCCTACCAGTTCGATCATGCACGCATCATCGAATTCCCGGGCTATGCGACCTTCGCGCAGGCTTATGCCGGCACGATGCCCTATTCCGAAGCCATCGGGTTCACCGCAAAGGTCAACGAGGATGATACCGACTTCATCACCTATGTGATCGCGCACGAACTGGCGCACCAATATTGGGCGCACCAGGTCATTGGCGCGGGGATGCAGGGCGATGCGCTCACCACCGAGACGATGGCCAGCTATTCGGCGATCATGGTGATGAAGAGCCTGCTTGGCGAAGACCAGATGCGGCGTTTCCTCAAGCATGAGCTCGACCGCTATCTGTCGGGCCGCAAGGGCGAGACCATCGAGGAGCTCCCACTCATCCGGATGGAGAACCAGCAATATATCCACTACCGCAAGGGCGGGCATGTGATGGCGCTTCTGGCGCATCGTCTGGGCGAGGAGCGGGTCAATCGCGCATTCGCCAACTTCATCGAGAAGTGGCGCTTCAAGGGCGCGCCCTATCATCGCAGCCTCGATTTCGTCGCGGAAGTTCGTGCGGTCGCCGAGACCGAGGAAGAGCAGGCGCTGATCACCGACATCTTCGAGAAGATCGTCCTGTTCGACCTCAAGGTTGAGAATGCGACGACCGAACAGGTGGGTGACAAGTGGCGCACCACGATCGAGGTGTCGGCGGCCAAGTTTGAGGCCGATGGGCAGGGCAAGGAGACCGAAGTCGCCCTTACCGATCCGGTCGAAATCGGCCTGTTCAGCGCGCGTCCGGGCTTCGACAAGTTCGATAGCGACGATGTCGTCCTGCTCGAGACCCGCAGCCTCGAGGCCGGTACGACCACGATCATCCTCGAAAGCGACGAAAAGCCGGATTATGCGGGGATCGATCCTTATAATCGCTATGTCGATCGTATTTCGGAGGACAATCTGGAAAGCGTCAGCGAAAGCTAG
- a CDS encoding HWE histidine kinase domain-containing protein codes for MATKTIPADRNHASMRIAMEMLAQSAELVGEAFFPELVRGVARSLGMKWVFLSRPSPIDESQAETLAVWNDGPAENLVYNLSGSPCEKVIGDGACCYPENITQTFPDDALLKSLGAESYVGIPLISSSGMVLGLIAAVSDHPIEDPVLAKDILALFSGRAASELERISTASANERLGRIVESSISEAYIFDGTNYRFELVNRGARENLGYSPEELRALTPWDLKPDYSADEFKKYVEPLKSGAVPFLEFETIHERKDGSHYNVSVRLQYFGAPDNVFFASIADITERKMAEERERLLMREVNHRAKNLLSIIQVIARQTDADDIEKYKKSFERRIMALASSHDLLVQAPARGIALHELVEAQLGHFADLFGGRIQISGEPISLKPNAAQSIGMVLHELATNAAKYGALSNGTGRIAIRWKSFVAENGKDKFELGWIEEGGPEVVAPEKRGFGSIVIEKSLQSSIRGEVDLRFAREGLRFHVECSLCSVKDELGVPSVHE; via the coding sequence GTGGCCACGAAAACCATACCAGCTGATCGCAATCATGCTTCGATGAGGATTGCCATGGAAATGCTCGCGCAAAGCGCAGAGCTTGTTGGCGAAGCATTCTTTCCGGAGCTAGTTCGTGGTGTGGCTCGATCCCTCGGCATGAAATGGGTGTTTCTTAGTCGCCCATCACCAATTGACGAAAGTCAGGCCGAGACTTTAGCGGTCTGGAATGACGGCCCCGCCGAAAATCTAGTTTATAATCTCAGCGGCTCACCGTGCGAGAAGGTGATTGGCGACGGTGCCTGCTGTTATCCTGAAAATATCACGCAAACCTTTCCCGACGATGCGTTGCTCAAGAGCTTGGGAGCCGAAAGCTATGTCGGCATTCCATTGATTTCTTCCAGCGGAATGGTGCTTGGTCTCATCGCTGCGGTTAGTGATCACCCTATAGAAGATCCGGTCCTTGCCAAGGACATTCTAGCCCTGTTTTCGGGGCGTGCGGCATCCGAGCTCGAGCGCATTTCGACAGCGTCCGCCAACGAGCGGCTCGGTCGAATTGTCGAAAGCTCGATTAGCGAGGCATATATTTTCGATGGCACAAATTATCGATTTGAGCTCGTCAACAGGGGTGCGCGCGAGAATCTCGGATACTCACCGGAAGAACTTCGAGCTTTAACGCCATGGGATTTGAAGCCCGATTATTCGGCTGACGAATTCAAGAAATATGTCGAGCCACTGAAAAGCGGCGCCGTGCCATTTCTCGAGTTTGAAACCATCCATGAACGCAAGGATGGATCGCACTACAATGTCTCCGTGCGCCTCCAATATTTTGGTGCGCCGGACAATGTCTTCTTTGCATCAATTGCCGACATCACAGAGCGAAAGATGGCGGAAGAACGAGAGCGCCTTTTGATGCGAGAGGTGAACCATCGTGCGAAGAATTTGCTGAGCATCATTCAGGTAATTGCTCGCCAGACCGACGCTGATGATATTGAGAAATACAAGAAGAGTTTCGAGAGACGGATCATGGCATTGGCGAGCAGTCACGACTTGCTCGTCCAAGCGCCTGCGAGAGGCATTGCCCTGCATGAATTGGTCGAGGCGCAGCTTGGGCATTTCGCAGATTTGTTCGGCGGTAGAATTCAGATCTCCGGCGAGCCAATTTCCCTCAAGCCCAACGCTGCCCAAAGTATCGGAATGGTCTTGCACGAATTGGCAACCAATGCGGCGAAATACGGGGCTTTGTCCAACGGCACAGGCAGGATTGCGATTCGATGGAAGTCTTTCGTCGCCGAAAACGGTAAGGACAAATTCGAGCTCGGCTGGATCGAAGAAGGCGGGCCTGAGGTGGTGGCGCCTGAGAAACGCGGGTTTGGCTCGATCGTGATCGAAAAATCCCTGCAATCCAGCATTCGCGGTGAGGTCGATCTTCGTTTTGCTCGCGAAGGACTGCGGTTCCACGTCGAGTGTTCGCTTTGCTCGGTCAAGGATGAGCTAGGCGTGCCATCAGTTCACGAATAG
- a CDS encoding mechanosensitive ion channel family protein yields the protein MAGNADDTGAIDDALTGAAQSTGDIGADIDATWATIDGLITGFFAALPKMAIGIVVFLVFWIIAKLVRAAIKRAQFGDSGSQLSTVFARLAYWFILIVGVFVALTVVLPSLTPGQLIGGLGIGGLAIGFAFQDIFSNLLAGILILIRQPFRVGDEIESGDFKGRVEAIETRATFIRTYDNRRIIIPNKQIYSDPLKVISAYDIRRSQYDIGIGYGDDIREAKDVILKAIKGTEGVLEDRAPDVLVVDLAASWITLRGRWWTASNRGDETRTSSRVIENVAYALTEAGIDMPFETQVHLFHDQTEETDGDRANQREGWPTTANNPKPSKISDSVREGRQKSAND from the coding sequence ATGGCAGGTAATGCAGACGATACAGGTGCGATCGACGACGCGCTGACAGGAGCGGCGCAATCGACCGGCGATATCGGTGCCGATATCGATGCGACCTGGGCGACGATCGATGGCCTGATCACCGGCTTCTTCGCCGCATTGCCCAAGATGGCGATCGGTATTGTCGTCTTCCTTGTTTTCTGGATCATCGCCAAGCTGGTGCGTGCCGCGATCAAGCGCGCGCAATTCGGCGACAGCGGCAGCCAGCTTTCCACCGTCTTCGCGCGGCTGGCCTACTGGTTCATCCTCATCGTCGGTGTGTTCGTGGCGCTGACCGTGGTGCTACCCTCGCTGACGCCTGGCCAGCTGATCGGTGGTCTCGGCATTGGCGGTCTCGCCATCGGCTTTGCCTTCCAGGACATCTTTTCCAACCTGCTCGCCGGGATCCTCATCCTCATCCGCCAACCTTTCCGGGTCGGTGACGAGATCGAAAGCGGCGATTTCAAGGGACGTGTCGAGGCGATCGAGACGCGGGCGACCTTCATTCGCACCTATGACAATCGCCGTATTATCATTCCCAACAAGCAGATCTATTCGGACCCGCTCAAGGTCATCAGCGCCTACGACATTCGCCGCAGCCAGTATGATATCGGCATCGGCTATGGCGATGACATTCGCGAGGCCAAGGACGTCATCCTGAAGGCGATCAAGGGCACCGAGGGCGTGCTCGAAGATCGCGCCCCCGACGTGCTGGTCGTCGACCTTGCTGCCAGCTGGATCACGCTGCGCGGGCGCTGGTGGACCGCCAGCAATCGCGGCGACGAGACGCGCACGTCGAGCCGCGTCATCGAGAATGTTGCCTATGCGCTTACCGAAGCGGGCATCGACATGCCGTTCGAAACGCAGGTCCATCTCTTCCACGACCAGACCGAGGAAACCGATGGGGACCGGGCCAACCAGCGCGAGGGCTGGCCGACCACGGCGAACAATCCCAAGCCGTCCAAGATTTCGGACTCGGTGCGCGAAGGCCGCCAGAAAAGCGCCAACGACTAG